From a region of the Pseudanabaena sp. ABRG5-3 genome:
- a CDS encoding NAD-dependent epimerase/dehydratase family protein has protein sequence MDLKGKRFLVIGGAGFIGSHAVDQLLQEDVAEIRVYDNLSRGSRENLAEALKDPRVNIFPFGGELMHRDILDAAMKDIDGVFHFAALWLLHCYDFPRSAFEVNIGGTFNVLEACINNGVKKLVYSSSASVYGDALEEPITEEHPYNNNNFYGATKIAGEHMCRSLYYRYKGTDKHFDYVGLRYMNVYGPRQDYKGTYIAVIMKILDRLDKGLPPVVYGDGSQAYDFIYVGDCAAANICAMKADTTDSFYNVGTGVKTTIKELAEMILEVTGSDLKIHYEPGGTTFVKNRVGCPKKATAEIDFTAKANLREGIKNLIEWRNTHKADVEMRRLAAGIN, from the coding sequence ATGGATTTAAAAGGTAAGCGTTTTCTTGTTATTGGTGGAGCAGGTTTCATTGGATCCCATGCTGTTGATCAACTTCTGCAAGAAGACGTAGCAGAGATTCGTGTTTATGACAATCTCAGCCGTGGTAGTCGAGAAAATCTAGCTGAGGCACTCAAAGATCCACGAGTTAATATTTTCCCATTTGGTGGAGAGTTAATGCATCGGGACATTTTAGATGCAGCAATGAAAGACATTGATGGGGTGTTTCATTTTGCTGCACTCTGGTTATTACATTGCTATGACTTTCCTCGTTCGGCTTTTGAAGTAAATATTGGTGGTACATTTAATGTACTTGAAGCCTGCATTAACAATGGAGTCAAGAAGCTAGTTTATTCCTCATCTGCTTCAGTTTATGGTGATGCCCTAGAAGAACCAATTACTGAAGAGCATCCATATAACAATAATAATTTTTATGGAGCCACCAAGATTGCAGGAGAACATATGTGCCGTTCTCTTTATTACCGATATAAAGGAACTGACAAGCATTTTGACTATGTCGGTCTACGGTACATGAACGTATATGGTCCTCGACAAGACTATAAAGGCACATATATCGCTGTAATCATGAAAATCCTAGACCGTCTAGATAAGGGTTTACCACCTGTTGTATATGGTGATGGGTCTCAAGCCTATGACTTTATATATGTTGGTGATTGTGCAGCCGCAAATATTTGTGCAATGAAAGCTGACACTACAGATTCTTTTTACAATGTTGGTACGGGTGTCAAAACCACAATTAAAGAACTTGCAGAAATGATTTTGGAAGTCACAGGTTCTGATCTCAAAATCCATTACGAACCAGGTGGTACAACATTTGTCAAAAATCGTGTTGGTTGTCCCAAAAAAGCGACGGCAGAGATTGATTTTACTGCTAAGGCTAACTTACGCGAAGGAATTAAAAATCTAATCGAATGGCGTAATACTCACAAAGCAGATGTAGAAATGCGTCGATTGGCTGCTGGTATTAATTAA
- a CDS encoding DegT/DnrJ/EryC1/StrS family aminotransferase — MSDSKVPILDLSPQYQSLKSEIYAAIDRVLESGQFIMGPDVKQFEQEVATYLGVKHAIAVNSGTDALVIGLRSLGIGAGDEVITTPFSFFATAESISSVGATPIFVDIDPKTFNIDPAKIKDKITDRTKAIMPVHLYGNPAAMTQIIEIAQAHGLKVIEDCAQSFGARYAGSCSGCETSCSDSIRAEITGKMTGTIGDVGAYSFFPSKNLGAYGDGGLIATNDDAIADLARMLRVHGAKKKYHNEIIGYNSRLDTLQAAILRVKLPHIDEWNAGRRRVASLYTQLLADIPEVVAPEVVTGHVFHQYTIRILKGDRDKIASTLAAQGISTMIYYPIPQDQLPIYAGKYPPNPISDELGTQVLSLPIWPELDKVTVEKVVGCLKESILK; from the coding sequence ATGAGCGATTCAAAAGTACCAATTCTCGACCTCTCTCCCCAGTACCAAAGCCTCAAATCTGAAATTTATGCGGCAATTGATCGAGTATTGGAATCAGGTCAATTTATCATGGGTCCCGATGTCAAACAGTTTGAGCAAGAGGTAGCGACTTATTTAGGTGTTAAACATGCGATCGCCGTTAACTCTGGAACAGACGCTCTGGTGATTGGCTTGCGATCGCTCGGTATTGGCGCTGGCGATGAAGTGATTACCACGCCTTTTTCCTTCTTTGCTACGGCGGAGTCAATTAGTAGTGTTGGCGCAACACCCATTTTTGTTGATATTGATCCTAAGACTTTTAACATTGATCCTGCCAAAATCAAGGACAAAATCACAGATCGAACTAAGGCAATTATGCCTGTGCATCTTTATGGCAATCCTGCGGCAATGACGCAAATTATAGAGATTGCCCAAGCTCATGGATTGAAAGTAATTGAAGACTGTGCCCAATCCTTTGGTGCTCGTTATGCAGGTTCCTGCTCAGGTTGTGAGACCTCCTGTAGTGACTCGATCCGCGCAGAAATTACAGGCAAAATGACAGGAACAATAGGTGATGTCGGCGCATATTCCTTCTTCCCTTCTAAAAATCTTGGGGCTTACGGAGATGGGGGACTCATCGCTACCAATGATGATGCGATCGCTGATCTTGCTAGAATGCTCCGCGTTCATGGCGCTAAGAAAAAATATCACAATGAGATAATTGGCTATAACTCACGTCTCGACACCCTACAAGCCGCCATCCTTCGGGTCAAACTGCCCCACATAGATGAGTGGAACGCAGGTCGCCGCCGTGTCGCCAGTCTATACACCCAACTGCTAGCAGATATCCCTGAAGTAGTTGCCCCCGAAGTAGTAACTGGGCATGTATTCCATCAATATACAATTCGGATTCTCAAAGGCGATCGGGACAAAATTGCCAGTACACTTGCAGCACAAGGTATTAGCACCATGATCTATTACCCCATTCCTCAAGATCAACTCCCTATATATGCAGGTAAGTATCCGCCTAATCCTATCAGTGACGAACTCGGTACACAGGTATTAAGCTTGCCAATTTGGCCAGAACTAGATAAAGTAACTGTCGAGAAAGTGGTAGGATGCCTCAAAGAAAGCATTTTGAAATAG